A genome region from Paludisphaera rhizosphaerae includes the following:
- a CDS encoding ABC transporter permease produces the protein MESLVNIFWLGVKELRSLRSDTVMVLFVVYAFTSAIYTQATGTSSEINNASIGFVDEDGSSLSGKIVEAFYPPRFKKPVLIRADEVDDAMDSGRLMFVVDIPPQYEQRLRAGRSAEIMVNIDATAMLQASIGAGYIQNIITDQVSEFLSRSDPNFRYPVRLVTRREFNPNGDTSWFNSIVALINQITLLTTVLTGAALIREREHGTIEHLLVMPLTAFEIAMAKIWANALVILVAVTASLILIVRLILQVPVAGSPWLFMTGVVLYLFFATALGVFLGTIARTMAQFALLIILLLIVLQLLSGGQTPIESQPPALQKLTFFLPSRHFVSFSQAIIYRGAGIEAVWPNFLMVALIGAGCFVYALNRFRASISLSR, from the coding sequence GTGGAATCGCTCGTCAACATCTTCTGGCTGGGCGTGAAGGAGCTTCGCAGCCTTCGCAGCGACACCGTGATGGTGCTGTTCGTCGTCTACGCCTTCACGTCGGCGATCTACACCCAGGCGACGGGGACCTCGTCCGAGATCAACAACGCCTCGATCGGCTTCGTCGACGAGGACGGCTCGAGCCTTTCGGGCAAGATCGTCGAGGCCTTCTACCCGCCTCGGTTCAAGAAGCCGGTGCTCATCAGGGCGGACGAGGTCGACGACGCCATGGACTCCGGCCGGCTGATGTTCGTCGTCGATATCCCGCCGCAGTATGAGCAGCGCCTTCGCGCGGGGCGGTCGGCGGAGATCATGGTGAACATCGACGCCACGGCGATGCTCCAGGCGAGCATCGGCGCCGGCTATATCCAGAACATCATCACCGATCAGGTGAGCGAGTTCCTGAGCCGTTCCGACCCGAACTTCCGCTATCCCGTCCGATTGGTGACTCGGCGGGAATTCAACCCCAACGGCGACACCTCCTGGTTCAACAGCATCGTCGCCCTGATCAACCAGATCACGCTGTTGACGACGGTCCTCACCGGCGCGGCTCTGATCCGAGAACGCGAGCACGGGACGATCGAACACCTGCTGGTGATGCCGCTGACGGCCTTCGAGATCGCCATGGCCAAGATCTGGGCCAACGCCCTGGTGATTCTGGTTGCGGTGACGGCCTCGCTGATCCTGATCGTCCGGTTGATCCTCCAGGTGCCCGTGGCGGGCTCGCCCTGGCTGTTCATGACGGGGGTCGTGCTCTACCTCTTCTTCGCGACGGCGCTGGGCGTTTTCCTGGGGACCATCGCGCGCACGATGGCCCAGTTCGCGCTCCTGATCATCCTGCTGCTGATCGTGCTCCAGTTGCTGTCGGGGGGACAGACCCCCATCGAGAGCCAGCCGCCCGCGCTGCAGAAGCTGACGTTCTTCCTGCCGTCGCGGCACTTCGTCAGCTTCTCGCAGGCGATCATCTACCGGGGCGCAGGGATTGAGGCCGTCTGGCCGAACTTCCTGATGGTCGCCCTCATCGGCGCGGGCTGCTTCGTCTACGCCCTGAATCGGTTCCGGGCGTCGATCTCGCTCAGCCGCTGA
- a CDS encoding ABC transporter ATP-binding protein, producing MRRDSGDDASAEPLVELRDVSLRFVNYSDRMYTLKRAALDLILRRERIVPNSAFWALQGINLRIRHGERIGIVGSNGAGKSTLLRMLARIYPPTSGTVEVRGRVAPLIEMGAGFNWELTGHDNILLNGAMLGFTRQQMLAKIDGIHEFTGLREFADKPLKYYSSGMTARLAFAVATEIDPEILLVDETLGVGDAVFRSKAKERIRDLMGRSHAVVLVSHDLGTVRDLCDRAVWLQRGQIVADGPVHEIVKAYAESMKTAPAPLPPDAVPAGVSG from the coding sequence TTGCGCAGGGACTCCGGGGACGACGCTTCGGCCGAACCGCTCGTCGAGCTTCGCGACGTCTCGCTGCGGTTCGTGAACTACTCGGACAGGATGTACACGCTCAAGCGAGCGGCCCTGGACCTGATCCTCCGCCGCGAGCGGATCGTGCCCAACTCCGCGTTCTGGGCGCTCCAGGGGATCAACCTGCGGATCCGCCACGGCGAGCGCATCGGCATCGTCGGCTCCAACGGCGCCGGCAAGAGCACGTTGCTCCGGATGCTGGCGAGGATCTACCCGCCGACCTCGGGGACGGTCGAGGTTCGCGGCCGGGTCGCGCCCTTGATCGAGATGGGCGCCGGGTTCAACTGGGAACTCACCGGGCACGACAACATCCTGCTCAACGGGGCGATGCTCGGCTTCACTCGGCAGCAGATGCTCGCGAAGATCGACGGCATTCACGAATTCACCGGTCTGCGCGAGTTCGCCGACAAGCCGCTGAAGTACTATTCCAGCGGCATGACCGCACGGCTGGCGTTCGCCGTGGCGACGGAGATCGATCCCGAGATCCTCCTCGTCGACGAGACGCTCGGCGTCGGCGACGCCGTCTTCCGCTCCAAGGCCAAGGAGCGGATCCGCGACCTGATGGGTCGGTCCCACGCCGTCGTCCTGGTCTCCCACGACCTGGGGACGGTCCGCGACCTCTGCGACCGCGCCGTCTGGCTCCAGAGAGGCCAGATCGTCGCGGACGGCCCGGTCCATGAGATCGTCAAGGCTTACGCCGAGTCCATGAAGACCGCGCCGGCCCCCCTCCCTCCGGACGCCGTGCCGGCCGGGGTCAGCGGCTGA
- a CDS encoding ABC transporter permease — protein MDVRSEPTTEAVETFPAAPASRPSRVWRRRFIEDRTELTRFWPVVQNMVQTELRVRYQRSVMGFLWTLINPLLMMAVLSVVFSTLMPVDSSAGGSYTLYLLAGMIPWGIMAGSVTESAVCIIQNEGLIKKIYIPKLVFPLVRVLINLTTGIFSLTALFLILIPLGARPSPAMLFLPVAITLICAFTLGLSLLVATANTFFRDCGHLVGVFIQAWYFATPIIYPVTRFENRQWLFKLNPAYYFIEIFHDVLCYGRWPQLSMVLAAAALACVSLGIGYAAFKSNEDKMVFRL, from the coding sequence ATGGACGTCCGCAGCGAACCGACGACCGAGGCCGTTGAAACCTTTCCCGCGGCCCCTGCTTCGCGTCCGTCCCGCGTCTGGCGGCGACGGTTCATCGAAGATCGGACGGAACTCACTCGATTCTGGCCGGTCGTCCAGAACATGGTCCAGACGGAGCTGCGGGTCCGCTATCAGCGCTCGGTCATGGGCTTCCTTTGGACGCTCATCAACCCGCTGCTGATGATGGCGGTCCTCTCCGTCGTGTTCTCGACCTTGATGCCCGTCGACTCCAGCGCCGGCGGCAGTTACACCCTGTATCTGCTGGCCGGGATGATCCCCTGGGGGATCATGGCCGGATCGGTCACCGAGTCCGCCGTCTGCATTATCCAGAACGAAGGACTCATCAAGAAGATCTACATCCCCAAGCTGGTCTTTCCGCTGGTCCGGGTGTTGATCAACCTGACGACGGGGATCTTCTCGCTCACCGCCCTGTTCCTGATCCTGATTCCGCTGGGCGCAAGGCCCTCGCCGGCGATGCTGTTCCTGCCGGTCGCGATCACCCTCATTTGCGCTTTCACGCTGGGACTCAGCCTGCTGGTGGCGACGGCCAACACGTTCTTCCGTGATTGCGGCCACCTGGTGGGGGTGTTCATTCAGGCCTGGTACTTCGCCACCCCGATCATCTACCCGGTCACTCGGTTCGAGAATCGCCAGTGGCTGTTCAAGCTCAACCCGGCCTACTATTTCATTGAGATTTTCCACGACGTTCTGTGCTACGGGCGTTGGCCGCAGCTCAGCATGGTGCTGGCCGCCGCCGCGCTCGCGTGCGTCAGTCTGGGGATCGGCTATGCCGCCTTCAAGTCCAACGAAGACAAAATGGTTTTCCGACTCTGA
- a CDS encoding thiamine pyrophosphate-binding protein: MTPKLNRRRALETAAVAAGAAAAVAAQEPVAAGPVELGRYAHRDGVRGRMTGAQAAAAAIRCECTPCVFGIPGAQNNEFWDALKAYEVPYMLVAHEFSASVMADASSRATGRTGVFSVVPGPGLTNCLTGLGEALYDSVPLVAVITDIDRSAGAPIGQVHGLANEALLRPVVKATFVVRHQAEIPGTLFHAFRLARSGEPGPVGVVIPYPFFTEVWDYDQPPPPPMPVPFDEGAYQQVVCHLRDRSKRIGIYAGAGCIEAAPSLAAVAEMLQAPVATSVSGKGVIPDGHPLAVGWGYGKQGTRAAEKAFKDVDLVLAVGVRYSEVSTANYAVPEIPVVHVDINPDNLGKNVTTSHCLVSDSRVFLDRLLGEAGTLRRPPDPALWGRIQNLRNVDRCLARTQQINEAVDPMYFLSQLRCSLGPEELIFVDVTASTHWASETVEVQGVRRYFTPSDNQSMGWAIPAAIGAQRVRPDRQVVCVTGDGCFLMSAMEMSSAARLGLPVKFFVLDDGAYHYMQMLQEPVYRRTTATEIARIDYAAFAAAVGVGYNQIACNADVPAGLQRTFGLAGPILTHVIVSYEGRELRWLNALRRKYIGDMTNRERIRLAARVGVRAVTPRDDSD; this comes from the coding sequence ATGACGCCGAAACTCAACCGCCGTCGGGCGCTGGAGACGGCGGCCGTCGCGGCGGGCGCCGCAGCGGCCGTGGCCGCCCAGGAACCCGTGGCGGCGGGCCCTGTGGAGTTAGGCCGTTACGCCCATCGCGACGGCGTCCGAGGCCGGATGACGGGCGCCCAGGCCGCCGCCGCCGCCATCCGCTGCGAGTGCACTCCGTGCGTCTTCGGCATCCCGGGGGCGCAGAACAATGAGTTCTGGGACGCCCTGAAGGCGTACGAAGTCCCCTACATGCTCGTCGCCCACGAGTTCTCGGCCAGCGTCATGGCCGACGCCTCGTCGCGAGCCACGGGCCGCACGGGGGTCTTCTCCGTCGTCCCCGGTCCCGGCCTCACCAACTGCCTGACCGGACTGGGCGAGGCGCTTTACGACAGCGTCCCCCTCGTCGCGGTCATCACCGACATCGACCGCTCGGCCGGAGCGCCGATCGGCCAGGTCCACGGCCTGGCCAATGAGGCTCTGCTGCGACCGGTCGTGAAAGCGACGTTCGTCGTCCGGCATCAGGCGGAGATCCCGGGAACCCTCTTCCACGCCTTCCGCCTGGCCCGTTCCGGAGAGCCGGGGCCGGTGGGGGTCGTCATCCCTTACCCCTTCTTCACCGAGGTCTGGGACTACGACCAGCCGCCGCCGCCGCCGATGCCCGTCCCGTTCGACGAGGGGGCCTATCAGCAGGTGGTCTGCCACCTTCGCGACCGGTCGAAGCGGATCGGGATCTATGCGGGGGCGGGCTGCATCGAGGCCGCGCCGTCGCTGGCGGCCGTCGCGGAGATGCTCCAGGCGCCGGTCGCCACCTCGGTCAGCGGCAAGGGGGTCATCCCCGACGGCCACCCCCTGGCCGTCGGCTGGGGATACGGCAAGCAAGGGACCCGCGCCGCGGAGAAGGCGTTCAAGGACGTCGACCTGGTGCTGGCTGTCGGCGTCCGTTACAGCGAGGTCTCCACGGCCAATTACGCGGTGCCGGAGATCCCCGTCGTCCACGTCGACATCAACCCGGACAACCTCGGCAAGAACGTCACAACGAGCCATTGCCTCGTCTCGGACTCTCGGGTCTTTCTCGATCGTCTGCTCGGCGAGGCCGGGACGCTGCGCCGCCCCCCCGATCCGGCGCTTTGGGGGCGAATTCAGAACCTCCGGAACGTCGACCGCTGCCTGGCGCGGACCCAGCAGATTAATGAGGCCGTCGACCCGATGTACTTCCTCAGCCAGCTCCGCTGCTCGCTGGGGCCGGAGGAGTTGATCTTCGTTGACGTCACGGCGTCCACGCACTGGGCGTCGGAGACGGTCGAGGTTCAGGGCGTGCGGCGATACTTCACCCCCAGCGACAACCAGAGCATGGGCTGGGCGATCCCAGCGGCGATCGGCGCCCAGCGCGTTCGGCCTGACCGCCAGGTCGTCTGCGTGACGGGGGACGGCTGCTTCCTGATGTCGGCGATGGAGATGTCGTCGGCCGCCCGACTGGGGCTGCCGGTCAAGTTCTTCGTCCTCGACGACGGTGCCTACCACTACATGCAGATGCTCCAGGAGCCGGTCTATCGCCGCACGACGGCCACCGAGATCGCCCGGATCGACTACGCGGCCTTCGCCGCCGCCGTGGGGGTCGGTTACAACCAGATCGCCTGCAACGCCGACGTGCCCGCCGGCCTCCAGCGGACGTTCGGCCTCGCCGGCCCGATCCTGACGCATGTGATCGTCAGCTACGAAGGCCGTGAGCTGCGATGGCTCAACGCCTTGCGGCGTAAGTACATCGGCGACATGACCAATCGCGAGCGGATCCGGCTGGCGGCGCGGGTCGGGGTTCGAGCGGTCACGCCCCGGGACGACAGCGATTGA
- a CDS encoding sugar phosphate isomerase/epimerase family protein, translating to MANVAGRVLGTMIVYGYPKLSLDAELDLAEWIGAEVLEILPRWKELPDPRLLRQAVADRGLTIHSAHGCWGGESILAPRVDMGSTTQAVHEASVDDLRRCVDWLAEAGGTVLVVHPGGFSDRAEFDARRDALAQALSTLADHAEGTGIIVAVENMPPGVNPGSRMADLAELVQELNRNELGLTLDVAHAHIAADAASETLAAGRLLASTHVHDNDGRHDSHHPPGQGTIDWPSWFAALDAIGYTGPIVLECIKKIREDRSRYRREVLAPFLGPSSR from the coding sequence ATGGCGAACGTGGCCGGGCGCGTGCTGGGGACGATGATCGTTTACGGCTATCCGAAGCTCAGCCTCGACGCGGAGCTGGACCTGGCCGAGTGGATCGGCGCCGAGGTTCTGGAAATCCTCCCCCGTTGGAAAGAACTCCCCGATCCTCGGCTGTTGCGCCAGGCCGTCGCCGATCGCGGTCTCACCATCCACAGCGCCCACGGCTGCTGGGGAGGCGAGTCGATCCTCGCCCCGCGCGTCGACATGGGCTCGACGACCCAGGCCGTCCATGAAGCATCGGTCGACGACCTCCGCCGCTGCGTCGACTGGCTGGCGGAAGCTGGCGGAACGGTGCTGGTCGTCCACCCCGGCGGGTTTTCCGACCGCGCCGAATTCGACGCCCGCCGCGACGCCCTGGCCCAGGCTCTGTCCACTCTGGCCGACCACGCGGAGGGGACGGGAATCATCGTCGCCGTCGAAAACATGCCTCCCGGAGTCAACCCCGGCAGCCGCATGGCCGACCTGGCCGAACTCGTCCAGGAGTTGAATCGGAACGAGTTGGGCCTGACTCTCGACGTCGCCCACGCCCATATTGCGGCCGACGCCGCCTCGGAAACGCTCGCCGCCGGGCGGCTGCTGGCCTCAACGCACGTCCACGACAACGACGGCCGCCACGACTCCCACCATCCCCCCGGCCAGGGGACGATCGACTGGCCCTCCTGGTTCGCCGCCCTGGACGCGATCGGCTACACGGGGCCGATCGTCCTTGAATGCATCAAGAAGATCCGTGAGGACCGTTCCCGCTATCGTCGGGAGGTCCTCGCACCGTTCCTCGGTCCGTCTTCGCGATAA
- a CDS encoding 3-hydroxyacyl-ACP dehydratase FabZ family protein: MDLQPAGDLARAPSRGGDAALNVRMRVEKGLPRMPPAPLVDPATIDTSKVLLDLEQIRQVNPQRFEMEQLTAIVSIDQENKLIIGYKDVEADEFWVRGHMPGYPLLPGVLMCEAAAQLASCYCVSTHLIQEGFVGFGGMEDVRFRGQVKPGDRLVLVGHATRLHRRQTIFNVQGFVDGNMVFHGRMIGVNLSQQD; encoded by the coding sequence ATGGACCTCCAACCGGCCGGCGATCTCGCGCGGGCCCCCAGCCGGGGGGGCGACGCCGCGCTGAACGTCAGAATGAGAGTCGAGAAAGGACTGCCGCGCATGCCTCCCGCGCCTCTGGTGGACCCTGCCACGATTGATACGTCGAAGGTCCTCCTCGACCTTGAGCAGATCCGCCAGGTCAACCCTCAGCGCTTCGAGATGGAGCAGCTCACGGCGATCGTCTCGATCGATCAGGAGAACAAGCTGATCATCGGCTACAAGGACGTTGAGGCCGACGAGTTCTGGGTCCGCGGCCACATGCCCGGCTATCCGCTCCTCCCCGGCGTTCTCATGTGCGAGGCCGCGGCGCAGCTCGCAAGCTGCTACTGCGTTTCGACCCACCTGATCCAGGAGGGGTTCGTCGGCTTCGGCGGAATGGAAGACGTGCGCTTTCGCGGCCAGGTGAAACCGGGCGACCGGCTTGTGCTGGTCGGCCATGCGACGCGGCTCCATCGTCGACAGACCATCTTCAACGTCCAGGGCTTCGTCGACGGCAACATGGTTTTCCACGGCCGGATGATCGGGGTCAACCTTTCGCAGCAAGATTAA
- the trmB gene encoding tRNA (guanosine(46)-N7)-methyltransferase TrmB, whose translation MTRPRADLDVSSVFLDPAAFPGDDPLSWNALFGDDGPVVLEIGSGKGLFLANAAQARPDHRFFGIEIAKKYARLAAERVVKAGLSNVRLWPGDAGHLMAKRVVPGSLREVHVYFPDPWWKKRHRKRRVFNEKLVDSIAKALTPGGELHVATDVEEYFGVIRELVGADTRFTEIDPPALGDPEHDHDYLTNFERKYRIEGRPVYRSSYRLQEAVTAVS comes from the coding sequence ATGACACGCCCCCGCGCCGACCTCGACGTTTCCTCCGTCTTCCTCGACCCCGCGGCCTTCCCCGGCGACGACCCCCTGAGCTGGAACGCCCTCTTCGGCGACGACGGGCCGGTCGTCCTGGAGATCGGCTCGGGCAAGGGCCTGTTCCTGGCCAACGCCGCGCAGGCCCGTCCCGATCACCGGTTCTTCGGGATCGAGATCGCCAAGAAGTACGCCCGGCTCGCCGCGGAGCGAGTCGTGAAGGCGGGGCTGTCGAACGTCCGGCTCTGGCCGGGAGACGCCGGCCACCTGATGGCCAAACGCGTCGTCCCCGGCAGCCTGCGCGAGGTCCACGTCTACTTCCCCGACCCCTGGTGGAAGAAGCGCCACCGCAAGCGCCGGGTGTTCAACGAGAAGCTCGTCGATTCGATCGCCAAAGCCCTGACGCCCGGCGGCGAACTGCACGTCGCCACCGACGTCGAGGAATACTTCGGCGTGATCCGTGAACTCGTCGGAGCCGACACCCGCTTCACCGAGATCGACCCGCCCGCGCTGGGCGATCCCGAGCACGATCACGACTACCTGACGAACTTCGAGCGGAAGTACCGCATCGAAGGTCGTCCGGTATATCGGTCGAGCTATCGGCTTCAGGAAGCCGTGACGGCCGTCTCGTAG
- a CDS encoding amidophosphoribosyltransferase yields the protein MGELHHECGVAAVFHAPGAAVSPMAPIPGDANSVARLVPRMLLDMQNRGQLAAGMASYRADRNALIKVHKELGTVAEAFRLNHKSEFETIMQGVDGTVAIGHVRYATCGGDDRYNAQPFERDHGRRTKWFAFAFNGQLANYKQLKEELLSKGDYHLKRDTDTEIIMHALSYELQTEDVDPDWVGIFRRLSEWFDGAYNIVLVTAHGELIVARDPLGFRPLCIAESGPLFAVASESVPLANLGFQKIRSLEPGTIAIANAEGVRIERYAPSPKQAHCFFEWIYFANVASTLDDRSVYLSRAGLGKELARMETVPLDEGTIVVPVPDTAKAAADAMAFSLGVPSVEGLMRNRYVGRTFIEGTADRAAKARLKYTPLPEVLAGKRVLLVEDSIVRSTTMRALVREIRDRGRAREIHLRVACPPIVAPCYYGIDMSTRDELFATRFAEMDGERILLTEEAQDQMARELGADSLRYLPVDAIARSVSLAPDRLCRACITGQYPTDTGRDLYQIECNPEAAGANERRRAYETAVTAS from the coding sequence ATGGGCGAGCTTCACCACGAGTGCGGCGTAGCGGCGGTGTTCCATGCTCCGGGGGCCGCCGTCTCGCCGATGGCGCCGATTCCAGGCGACGCCAACAGCGTGGCGCGTCTTGTACCAAGAATGCTGCTGGATATGCAGAACCGCGGCCAGCTCGCCGCGGGGATGGCCAGCTATCGAGCCGACCGCAACGCGCTCATCAAGGTCCATAAGGAACTGGGGACCGTGGCCGAGGCCTTCCGCCTCAACCACAAGTCCGAGTTCGAGACGATCATGCAAGGGGTCGACGGCACGGTCGCCATCGGCCACGTCCGCTACGCCACCTGCGGCGGCGACGACCGCTACAATGCGCAGCCCTTCGAACGCGACCACGGCCGCCGGACCAAATGGTTCGCTTTCGCCTTCAATGGCCAGCTCGCCAACTACAAACAGCTCAAAGAAGAGCTGCTCTCCAAGGGCGACTACCACCTTAAGCGCGATACCGACACCGAAATCATCATGCACGCGCTGTCCTACGAGCTGCAAACGGAGGACGTCGACCCCGACTGGGTCGGCATCTTCCGCCGGCTCTCGGAGTGGTTCGACGGCGCATACAACATTGTTCTGGTCACAGCCCACGGCGAGTTGATCGTCGCCCGCGACCCGCTGGGCTTCCGGCCGCTCTGCATCGCCGAAAGCGGCCCGCTGTTCGCCGTCGCCAGCGAGAGCGTCCCCCTGGCCAACCTCGGCTTCCAGAAGATCCGCTCGCTGGAGCCCGGGACGATCGCCATCGCCAACGCCGAGGGCGTCCGGATCGAGCGCTACGCCCCCTCGCCCAAGCAGGCTCACTGCTTCTTCGAGTGGATCTACTTCGCCAACGTCGCCAGCACGCTCGACGACCGCTCGGTCTACCTCAGCCGAGCCGGGCTGGGCAAGGAACTGGCCCGGATGGAGACGGTGCCGCTGGACGAAGGGACCATCGTCGTCCCCGTCCCCGACACAGCCAAGGCCGCGGCGGATGCCATGGCCTTCTCGCTGGGCGTCCCCTCGGTCGAGGGCCTGATGCGCAACCGCTACGTCGGCCGAACCTTCATCGAAGGCACCGCCGACCGCGCCGCCAAGGCCCGCCTCAAGTACACACCCCTGCCCGAGGTTCTGGCCGGCAAGCGGGTCCTGCTCGTCGAGGACAGCATCGTCCGGTCGACGACCATGCGGGCCCTCGTCCGCGAGATCCGCGACCGCGGCCGCGCCCGCGAAATCCACCTTCGCGTCGCCTGCCCGCCGATCGTCGCCCCGTGCTATTACGGGATCGACATGTCCACCCGCGATGAGTTGTTCGCAACCCGGTTCGCCGAGATGGACGGCGAGCGCATCCTGCTCACCGAGGAAGCGCAGGACCAGATGGCCCGCGAGCTCGGCGCCGACAGTCTGCGCTACCTCCCCGTCGACGCCATCGCCCGCTCCGTCAGCCTGGCCCCCGACCGCCTCTGCCGGGCCTGCATCACCGGCCAGTACCCGACCGATACCGGCCGCGACCTCTACCAGATCGAGTGCAACCCCGAAGCCGCCGGCGCCAACGAACGCAGGCGGGCCTACGAGACGGCCGTCACGGCTTCCTGA